The DNA segment GAGGTCTATCAACCAGATTTATACCGCGATTATATTTTTAAGGGAAAGATGGACTATCTATACGACAAGGTGGATTTGTATGATACCCTAAAGCATATCATGCAAGGTGGTGGTTCTACTGATTATATTGCACCTATTCAGCATAAGTTAGTCGACATAGAACATCATATGCTCCATTTCTTAGAGAATCATGATGAGCAGCGCATTGCCTCTCCTGAATTTGCAGGTGATGCTCGTAAAGGAATGCCGGCCATGGTGGTTTCGGCTACACTGAGTACCTCACCTACGATGCTTTATTTTGGTCAGGAAGTGGGGGAGCCTGGTGCTGAAAATGCAGGCTTTGGAAAATCGTCACGAACTTCTATTTTCGATTATATTGGAGTCCCTCATCACCAAAGGTGGATGAATGAGGGTAAGTTTGATGGAGGACAATTGACCGAAGAAGAAAAAGAGTTGCGTCATTTTTATCAACGCTTATTGAATTTTACAACGCAGAGTAGTGCCTTAATGGGGAGCTATGCCGATATTCATGCCTATAATCGAAAATATACCGAAGGCTATAATCATAAAGTGTATTCCTGTGTTCGTTGGAGTCAAGATGAAAAGCTGGTAATTATCTCTAATTTTAGTGAGCAGGAAACGTATGATTTAGATTTGAAGATACCTGCCGGTATTGTTGCTCAAATGGATTTGAAAGAAGGTGAATATATGGCTGTTGATCAGCTGTTCCTGCAGGAAAAAGCAAAGCTGGTTGTGAACCAAACAAATGCAAGTATGCCAGTTCATATTGCTCCTTTGCAATCCTTTATATTTAAATGGAAGTAATTTATTCGTAATGTAAAGCAAGTTGGATTCAGAATGATACCTCATCTATCCGCCTTGCTTTTGTAAAATATTACTGACTTATATTTTTCGACGATTATAACTATATGTTTAAAATAGTTGCGTTTAATGAACATTTACGCTATTGGGTGGTATTATATGCTAGTTATAGCGAAGTCCATAGTCGTGTTTATGGAGTATATCTCTTCAGTGGAGATGGGGACTTGCAAGCGTTATAAAATGTTACTATTTTTATAGGTATAGGAAGTTAAATATAAATGAAATTACTAATGGATACAGAACTGTTGCCTTTTTCACAGTACTTAGAGTCATTTAAAGAAACACTTAAGAGTGTTTTTTACCAGCGAGACAATATTGAACAGTTTATTCAAAAAAGAGGATTCCCGGCGTTGGTACTACGAGATATAATGGCAAAAAATCCTTTGTCAGTAGGTATTCCAAAAGAATATGGAGGGAGAGGAGTGATCATGAGAGAGTGTTTGGCTATGCTTGATGCAGCATCTTATGAGTCTCTTCCTTTGTCGTTGACTTTTGGAATTAACATCGCCTTATTTCTTGAGCCTGTCGGTAAATATGGAAGTGAGGAAGCTCGAAAGAGTATCTTTAATAGATTTATGACTCAACAAAATATGGGCGGGTTAATGATCACAGAACCTGATTTTGGTAGTGATGCATTGAGCATGCAGACCTACTGTGAACAGGATGGAACTAATTATCATGTTAAAGGAACAAAGCATTGGCAAGGGCTGACAGGTATGGCTGATTATTGGTTGATTACCTCAAGGAAAAAATTGGATAATGGGGATCTGGCCAGAGATATAGATTTTTTTGTTTGTGATGTGCAGCAGTCTCAGCAACGTATCATCGTAGAAGAGTATTATAATAACCTGGGACTTTTTCCTATCCCATATGGAAAAAATAAAATTGATGTTATTATACCACAAAGCTATAAGCTGATACCTGAATCGTCGGGCCTTAATTTGATGATGGATCTATTACATCGCAGCCGTTATCAATTCCCAGGTATGGGTATGGGTTTTATTCGTAGAATGTTGGACGAAGCCATTGCTCATTGTAAATCGAGAATGGTGAGCGGTAAACCACTTATCCAATTGGATCAGGTTCAGCATCAAATCAATAAAATACAGAGTGCATTTACTGTTTGTTCTGCTATGTGTGCCCGCAGTGCGGCTTATGCAGGAGTGGAAAAAAACTTGTCGCCAGATGCCATCGAAGCAAATAGTATGAAGGCTTATGTGACTGATCTGATGCAAATGGCAGCGCAAGTACTTACACAACTTAAAGGAGCCAACGGTTATAAAGCCGAGAGTGTTAGTGCACGTGGTATTATTGATTCACGTCCTTTCAGAATTTTTGAGGGATCTAATGATATGCTCTATACGCAGATCTTTGAGATGGTGAGTAAGTTGATGGTGCGTCAAAAAAATATGAACCTATTGTCATTTTTAAAGGGATTTAAATTAACCCAACAGGTAGCCGAGCGTTTTGATAGCTTGGTAGATTTTGTGATTACCCCAAAGATGCCACAGCGAAAAAGTGTGGATATGGGTAAAATATTGAGCCGAATTGTTTCTGCTAATCATGTTTTTATGATGGAGACGAAAGGGTTTAGACAGGATTTGGTTGCGAATTGTATCGAAAATCTGAAACACGAAGTAGCTATGTTGGTTAGTTCTTATCAGTTTACATCTGCCATTCAACCCGTTGAAGATTATAAGGAGTCGTCCTCCTGGTTTCATTGTTAATATTGTTGTAAGCACTTAGGTGCGATGGCTAAAAATATAAAGGTATAAGTATGCAGATGCATAACTATACCTTTTTTTGTTTGCTCTGCATGATGTATCATCGGAGCTACTGGCTTTGTTTTCACCAGAAGGGATATTAAAGTGATGAGTTGTTAAGTTCGCGCGTTAAGAGGTTTCGGGTAAAAGGTGGAAGGGTTTGAAGTTAAGGGTGTTGTTATTCAATTTTGAAAACAAATCCAAGTAGAACCTATCGAAAATATTAATTTTAAAAAATGAGTTCAAGTAAAACACAAGAAGTTACAACTTGCAAAACAGCATTCAACATGATTTAATTAGTGGATAATATCTAGTTAAATACTCAACTTTTGGCACTGATCCGATATCTGTTGGTCGTTTCAAAACCACGGTATCAATCAGGTTGATGGTTGTTAATCTGTTTGTGCAGGTTTTCATAGACATCACTCCTTAAATGATTCTTAAAATCCTATTTTTTTATATTGAATGGTTAAGTACTATTGGTCCTCCTTTTAGTATATCACTACTTTTATTGTATTTCAGGACTATTGAGGTTTCTTTTGTTACGAAGAATAATCCAGCATAAGATCATTATTGTTGCCATTATTATTTAGATGTATTCTAAAATAGCTTTATCGAACAGGTTTTCTACCACCTCCAAACCTTGATGAATCAAGCAAGGAAAGTGTATGAAGTACAATAAGCTTTGATTTTTTATGTATTTTATTGTTAAAATATGTTGACACATGTTTTTTAATTACTTATATTGCCAAAAATTAATAAAGTGTATAATATACACTAAGCATAAAATTAGTAGGTGGATATAATGATTTTTGCATGAAGTATAATGATTACATATCGGTTGACTGTGTGATATTTGGGTTTGATTTTGAAAATCTGAATGTTCTAGTTGTAGAAAGAACACTAAGGGATGAAAATGGCGTGGAGGAGTTTTCGGACTTAACACTCACCGGGAATCATATTTATGAGGACGAGACCATCAATGATGCGGCTAATAGGGTACTGTTTGACCTGACGGGGTTAACAGGAATTTATCTGGAGCAGTTTAAAACATTTGCACATCCTGATAGATTAAAAAAAGAGAACGATAGGAAATGGTTGCTTCATGATGGTAGAAATCCAGACAAAAGAATTGTGTCT comes from the Saccharicrinis fermentans DSM 9555 = JCM 21142 genome and includes:
- a CDS encoding acyl-CoA dehydrogenase family protein, translated to MDTELLPFSQYLESFKETLKSVFYQRDNIEQFIQKRGFPALVLRDIMAKNPLSVGIPKEYGGRGVIMRECLAMLDAASYESLPLSLTFGINIALFLEPVGKYGSEEARKSIFNRFMTQQNMGGLMITEPDFGSDALSMQTYCEQDGTNYHVKGTKHWQGLTGMADYWLITSRKKLDNGDLARDIDFFVCDVQQSQQRIIVEEYYNNLGLFPIPYGKNKIDVIIPQSYKLIPESSGLNLMMDLLHRSRYQFPGMGMGFIRRMLDEAIAHCKSRMVSGKPLIQLDQVQHQINKIQSAFTVCSAMCARSAAYAGVEKNLSPDAIEANSMKAYVTDLMQMAAQVLTQLKGANGYKAESVSARGIIDSRPFRIFEGSNDMLYTQIFEMVSKLMVRQKNMNLLSFLKGFKLTQQVAERFDSLVDFVITPKMPQRKSVDMGKILSRIVSANHVFMMETKGFRQDLVANCIENLKHEVAMLVSSYQFTSAIQPVEDYKESSSWFHC